Proteins encoded within one genomic window of Fusarium musae strain F31 chromosome 4, whole genome shotgun sequence:
- a CDS encoding hypothetical protein (EggNog:ENOG41), with protein MQTKYISLLAAAAATAVSATQVKRVDVVHIFETLHVGKHIPSFTPNKRSVNAIFERDDKEECQSSAISILRSAPTANRDLESWALTAETTDPCTLTAPSSLSSELLSYMTAVVEWSNEKADDMQELVDKCLDGEDANDANLAACPTPGTVIFTAATTTETVQLKTVLETFATPGASSTGSAGGSGGSDDADKTNAAAPRGANLFAAVAAVGVAGFMVAA; from the coding sequence ATGCAGACCAAGTACATCTCCCTACTCGCCGCTGCGGCTGCTACCGCCGTCTCTGCCACTCAAGTCAAGCGCGTTGACGTCGTTCACATCTTCGAGACTCTCCACGTCGGCAAGCACATCCCCAGCTTTACCCCCAACAAGCGCTCTGTCAATGCCATCTTTGAGCGTGACGACAAGGAGGAGTGCCAGAGCTCTGCCATCTCTATCCTCCGAAGCGCACCCACTGCCAACAGGGACCTCGAGTCCTGGGCTCTTACTGCTGAGACCACCGACCCTTGCACTCTCACTGCTCCCTCTTCGCTGTCTTCGGAACTCTTGAGCTACATGACCGCCGTGGTTGAGTGGTCCAACGAGAAGGCCGATGATATGCAGGAGCTTGTTGACAAGTGCCTTGATGGGGAGGATGCCAACGATGCCAATCTGGCCGCTTGCCCTACTCCTGGAACCGTCATCTTTACTGCTGCTACCACCACAGAGACTGTCCAGCTCAAGACTGTTCTCGAGACATTCGCTACTCCTGGTGCTTCTTCAACTGGTAGCGCTGGCGGCTCTGGTGGCTCTGATGACGCTGACAAGACCAACGCCGCTGCTCCTCGTGGTGCCAACTTGTTCGCTGCCGTTGCCGCTGTCGGTGTCGCTGGTTTCATGGTTGCTGCTTAA
- a CDS encoding hypothetical protein (EggNog:ENOG41), with translation MSDSVDSTNPGGAAGGDAPPTKPSLKTIEEAQTGVNTYEENLLLCIGGGQGDTYIDSPWEQTESNTPQTDEPSFLPFRSIQAVPTEAMSSSGPSHSGPSYTAPTQSVSHASNPRLDEVIQRLIDDYRPLPWLPEFSWQDARICFDGQPLELPATRDGQFSRGGPGSEHESSISQRSLPRIREPNRGHDKFQISGVTGVGGWYENNPPEKLEVASAICSVSTDISLSENTFKGDFIEAGLPAHVEIALQKTVNNIVETLVDEFCRSYAPQKQSLAAKRKLDDQSSNTSTKRSRTTTTRKGAKPGSRKGQTIGGDGESEDEESSGNKHSPSGTDTSVEQIRFLACPFMKWNPRKHRDSYIKKIRDIYGLKKHLQEKHFVIYCPKCFMTPPQDAGGIPPHPCIETPGLLTRHRPVGLVTMDMQAAIRERPGTRLSQKEKWERIFKVIFPEEPIPSNPHLDHEMALLLCKLENFVCEPSVKARIRHAKQESQLESELDGAWKRIDELVLERLVPRILDVLSANTNGMNSGITSEPGQVAVDHAQSISTMESGIPDNSYNLGSRGFGSNQDETTIFQSSGLMEVDNTTTPAPELVANQPETGVGEDLDHLEFIDNYGSSCSDIATSMNFEEVWSDPFSRPGVGDTPWYGGQEVFETGLDQTRGDETLFQWS, from the exons ATGTCTGACTCAGTGGATTCAACCAACCCTGGCggtgctgctggtggtgatgcaCCCCCAACAAAGCCTTCGCTGAAA ACCATAGAGGAGGCCCAAACTGGTGTGAATACCTATGAGGAAAATTTACTCTTGTGCATTGGTGGTGGCCAAGGTGACACATACATTGATTCTCCCTGGGAACAGACGGAGAGCAATACGCCACAGACAGACGAACCATCGTTTCTGCCATTCAGATCGATCCAGGCAGTGCCTACAGAGGCCATGTCATCTTCTGGGCCTTCGCATTCGGGACCTTCTTATACTGCTCCAACCCAGAGCGTCTCGCATGCAAGCAATCCTCGCCTCGACGAGGTGATACAGCGTCTGATTGATGATTATCGCCCGTTGCCGTGGCTCCCGGAGTTTTCATGGCAGGACGCCCGCATTTGTTTTGATGGTCAGCCACTGGAGCTGCCAGCAACACGCGATGGCCAGTTTTCGAGAGGTGGCCCTGGCTCAGAGCATGAGTCTTCGATATCTCAGAGGTCCCTTCCCCGTATAAGAGAGCCCAATCGTGGACATGACAAGTTTCAGATATCTGGAGTTACTGGCGTTGGAGGTTGGTATGAGAACAACCCCCCGGAGAAACTGGAGGTAGCATCAGCAATATGCTCGGTTTCAACCGATATTTCACTATCTGAAAACACTTTCAAGGGAGATTTCATTGAAGCGGGTTTGCCTGCACATGTGGAAATTGCCTTACAGAAGACCGTCAACAACATAGTTGAAACACTGGTCGACGAGTTCTGCAGATCCTATGCGCCACAGAAACAGTCTCTCGCAGCAAAGCGCAAGCTGGATGATCAAAGCTCCAATACTTCGACCAAGAGAAGTCGGACAACAACTACGCGGAAAGGTGCCAAGCCTGGAAGCCGCAAAGGCCAGACTATAGGCGGTGATGGAGAaagtgaggatgaggaatCTAGTGGCAATAAGCACAGCCCGTCCGGAACTGATACATCTGTCGAACAAATCCGCTTTCTGGCTTGTCCATTCATGAAGTGGAATCCCAGAAAGCACAGAGACTCTTACATAAAGAAGATCAGGGATATCTATGGTCTCAAAAAGCACTTACAGGAGAAACACTTCGTCATCTACTGCCCTAAGTGCTTCATGACGCCCCCGCAAGATGCAGGGGGCatccctcctcatccatgCATCGAAACACCTGGTCTTCTGACACGGCACCGCCCAGTCGGACTTGTTACGATGGATATGCAAGCCGCGATCAGAGAAAGACCTGGCACCAGGTTGTCTCAAAAGGAGAAATGGGAGAGAATCTTCAAGGTTATATTTCCCGAGGAGCCGATCCCTTCGAACCCTCACCTCGATCATGAGATGGCGCTTTTGCTCTGCAAACTTGAAAACTTCGTTTGCGAGCCATCTGTGAAGGCCCGAATTCGCCATGCGAAACAGGAGTCTCAGCTTGAATCTGAATTGGATGGTGCATGGAAAAGGATTGACGAGCTTGTTCTTGAAAGACTGGTACCACGGATTTTGGACGTCTTGAGTGCCAATACCAATGGGATGAACTCTGGGATAACTTCTGAGCCTGGCCAAGTAGCAGTCGATCATGCACAGTCCATTTCGACTATGGAAAGCGGCATACCTGATAACTCATACAACCTTGGTTCGAGGGGCTTCGGGTCTAACCAGGACGAAACCACCATATTTCAGTCTAGTGGGTTGATGGAAGTCGACAACACTACGACTCCGGCCCCAGAACTAGTTGCTAACCAGCCAGAAACTGGAGTTGGGGAAgatcttgatcatcttgaatTCATTGACAACTACGGATCTTCCTGTTCAGATATCGCTACAAGCATGAACTTTGAAGAGGTTTGGAGTGATCCCTTTTCGAGGCCTGGAGTAGGGGATACTCCTTGGTACGGTGGACAAGAGGTGTTTGAGACGGGGCTCGATCAAACGAGAGGCGACGAGACTCTTTTCCAGTGGTCTTAG
- a CDS encoding hypothetical protein (EggNog:ENOG41) — translation MSFKIYNEGANAIFDASSTVEVIHENDQYPFAHEAGVFIPEENALFITSNQFPDPTTGQKTIQISKVQLSPDGKFISCEEVNAPDVIMANGGVNYNGGVLFCSQGSLTAPGGLVFMQPTAPYRCAALVNSFYGRDFNSLNDVVVHSDGSLWFTDPIYGYEQGIRPAPQLPNQVYRYDPKDGSVRVVADGFGRPNGISFSPDEKVVYVTDTDWIHGDGTTDDTRARTIYAFDLSNISGEPFLTNKRVFAMADTGIPDGIKCDTKGNVYSGCGDGVNVWSPGGVLLGKILVSGGVANFCFGRNGELFMLNEHKIWRAQLASGVKGALLGI, via the exons ATGTCATTCAAGATTTACAACGAAGGGGCCAATGCCATCTTTGACGCCTCTTCAACGGTCGAGGTGATCCATGAGAATGACCAATATCCATTTGCCCACGAAGCTGGCGTCTTCATTCCAGAAGAAAATGCCCTGTTCATCACGAGCAACCAGTTCCCAGACCCTACGACCGGCCAGAAGACGATCCAAATAAGCAAGGTCCAACTCTCTCCCGATGGGAAATTCATTAGCTGCGAAGAAGTCAACGCGCCTGACGTTATCATGGCAAATGGTGGCGTGAACTACAATGGCGGCGTATTATTCTGCTCGCAAGGATCCCTGACTGCGCCGGGAGGTCTTGTCTTTATGCAGCCTACCGCACCTTACAGATGCGCAGCTCTCGTTAACTCATTCTACGGGCGAGATTTCAATTCTCTGAATGACGTTGTTGTTCATTCTGATGGCTCTCTCTGGTTCACAGATCCAATTTATGGCTACGAGCAGGGTATAAGGCCAGCTCCCCAGTTACCAAACCAGGTCTATCGATATGATCCTAAAGACGGGTCAGTTCGAGTTGTGGCAGATGGATTTGGCAGACCAAACGGTATCTCATTCAGTCCTGATGAGAAGGTCGTCTATGTCACTGATACGGACTGGATTCACGGTGATGGAACCACTGATGACACCCGAGCAAGGACCAT CTATGCTTTCGACCTGTCAAACATCTCCGGCGAACCATTCCTCACCAACAAGAGAGTGTTCGCCATGGCAGACACCGGAATCCCCGACGGCATCAAATGCGATACGAAGGGCAACGTTTACAGTGGTTGCGGCGATGGCGTAAACGTCTGGTCACCAGGTGGCGTCTTACTCGGAAAGATTCTTGTTTCTGGCGGTGTTGCGAACTTTTGCTTTGGTCGAAATGGGGAGTTGTTTATGCTGAACGAGCACAAGATTTGGAGAGCTCAGCTCGCCAGCGGCGTCAAGGGGGCGCTGCTCGGCATCTGA
- a CDS encoding hypothetical protein (EggNog:ENOG41), whose protein sequence is MELQGQSLILTVSVLTSLGFMLIGYDNGLMGGLVNTTAFKDTFDSPDSDMIGVIVAIYEIGCFFGAVFSSIWGEKLGRRRSVFVGCMFLIIGAVLQAASYTRAMMIVGRIVAGIGMGTVNSTVPVMQAEFSPKSSRGIFVCAQLSTLNFGIFLVYWIDYALSSHTSSYAWRVPVILQCVPILAIVGLLFVIPETPRWLAAHDRPEECLKVLAQIQGTSTDDPQVQVLHSIITQTVAYETSVGAGSWKDLLKEDSIKSRKRLLLACFLQAAQQLGGINSIIYYSSTLFEKSIGFSAHMSALMSGFLQTWFFVASFIPWVLIDRIGRRPLLLSMISVMAATMAVQAGLIYQVENNTATAHAAGISAAAMLFVFQGAFTIGFQATVWVYPSEILPLRLRQRGSSISTAANWIFNYMIVQITPISIDNIGWRTYIIFAVLNSLWVPIIFLFFPETKGLELEDVDHLFGGEDIISQVDEKTNAAVVMMETVGNKTAA, encoded by the exons ATGGAGTTGCAAGGCCAGAGTCTCATCTTGACCGTCAGTGTCTTGACGTCGTTGGGTTTTATGCTCATCGGTTATGACAATGGCCTCATGGGAGGCCTTGTCAACACTACGGCTTTCAAAGACACCTTTGATAGTCCCGATTCTGATATGATCGGCGTTATTGTCGCCATTTACGAGA TTGGATGTTTCTTTGGTGCTGTCTTCTCCTCTATCTGGGGTGAGAAGCTCGGCCGCCGACGCTCTGTGTTCGTTGGTTGcatgttcttgatcatcGGTGCCGTTCTCCAAGCCGCTTCCTACACACGAGCTATGATGATCGTTGGCCGTATTGTCGCGGGTATTGGCATGGGTACTGTCAACTCTACTGTTCCTGTCATGCAGGCTGAGTTTAGTCCCAAGTCAAGTCGTGGTATCT TTGTTTGCGCTCAGCTTTCAACTCTCAACTTCGGTATTTTCCTCGTTTACTGGATCGACTATGCCCTATCGTCCCACACTAGCAGCTATGCTTGGCGTGTTCCTGTCATTCTTCAATGTGTTCCTATTCTGGCTATCGTGGGTCTCCTGTTTGTTATTCCCGAGACACCACGTTGGCTAGCAGCCCATGACAGACCTGAGGAGTGCCTCAAAGTCCTTGCTCAAATCCAGGGCACTTCTACTGATGATCCTCAAGTTCAGGTTCTTCATAGTATCATTACCCAGACTGTCGCCTACGAGACATCTGTTGGTGCAGGTTCCTGGAAGGATCTCCTCAAGGAAGATAGCATCAAGTCTCGCAAGAGACTTCTTTTGGCTTGTTTCCTGCAGGCAGCTCAACAATTAGGCGGGATCAACAGTATCATTT ACTACTCAAGCAccctctttgagaagagcaTCGGTTTCTCTGCTCATATGTCAGCCCTCATGTCAGGTTTCCTCCAGACATGGTTCTTTGTTGCCTCTTTCATTCCTTGGGTCTTGATTGATCGCATTGGACGAAGACCTCTT CTCCTATCTATGATCAGCGTCATGGCTGCCACTATGGCTGTCCAGGCAGGCTTGATCTACCAGGTTGAGAACAACACTGCCACGGCACATGCTGCTGGCATTTCAGCTGCAGCTATGCTGTTTGTCTTCCAGGGTGCCTTTACTATTGGTTTCCAGGCCACAGTCTGGGTCTATCC CTCTGagattcttcctcttcgcctTAGGCAGCGTGGTTCATCCATCTCTACCGCTGCTAACTGGATCTTCAACTAC ATGATTGTTCAAATCACTCCCATCTCTATTGACAACATTGGCTGGAGGACATACATCATCTTTGCCGTCCTGAACAGTCTCTGGGTTCCTATcatcttccttttcttccctgAGACCAAGGGTCTCGAGTTGGAGGATGTTGACCACCTCTTTGGTGGAGAGGACATCATCAGCCAGGTCGATGAGAAGACCAATGCTGcagttgtcatgatggagaCAGTTGGCAACAAGACTGCTGCTTAA
- a CDS encoding hypothetical protein (EggNog:ENOG41) has protein sequence MYLINVSTLKLEEFYSNIPEYAILSHTWGQASEEVLFQEMLANSSDVKLKKGYRKIELCAKQAQKDGLDYCWVDTCCIDKSSSAELSEAINSMFSWYRNSAVCYIYLEDVVHKEYSAQVDESLGEARWFTRGWTLQELLAPRARQFFDANWTMIGEISKNRYREHLVNGFFRMDTIADEEGDPQELEGMSLASQVAQITGIPRKVLYVGDLGSFSAATRMSWAARRRTTRIEDQAYCLLGIFDVHMPLLYGEGKHAFIRLQEEIIRKQPDHTLFAWRSEPTSPAPTFSGLLAPSPWNFDSDHCRGILPKQVDIPYEMTNKGLHLQVRLVEYDAGSDEFYAILDITHQSNPRKDIWYGIRLGRLDSCGQYARINTGEQLVREVETTRTLSIKPTHIYIQHFIRHNCPLYGRNKPSTVVLGCAMETMSLTVLEASGSKSWDSESFTFLPSKDDLFYARLTFQCKPNLKGSSPLTIGWIVRKDDIEGIKSHLAILKEKNDLYRPNTLWENGIRSGIVKIYPQSTYHIRDGEMVAMIALHDQIILKN, from the coding sequence ATGTATCTCATCAACGTTTCGACGTTGAAGCTCGAGGAGTTCTATAGCAATATCCCCGAATATGCAATCTTATCACATACATGGGGTCAGGCTAGTGAGGAGGTCCTCTTTCAAGAGATGCTCGCCAACTCATCCGACGTGAAGCTCAAAAAAGGCTATAGAAAGATCGAATTATGCGCCAAGCAAGCTCAGAAAGACGGGCTCGACTACTGCTGGGTCGATACCTGTTGCATTGACAAGTCTAGCAGCGCAGAGCTCTCAGAAGCCATCAACTCCATGTTCTCATGGTATCGAAACTCGGCTGTCTGCTATATATACCTTGAAGACGTGGTCCATAAGGAATACTCGGCTCAAGTTGACGAGTCTCTCGGAGAAGCACGGTGGTTTACACGGGGTTGGACACTACAAGAACTCTTAGCTCCGCGAGCTCGTCAGTTCTTCGATGCAAACTGGACCATGATCGGAGAGATATCAAAGAATCGCTACAGAGAACACCTCGTCAATGGTTTCTTTCGTATGGATACAATtgccgatgaagaaggagatcctcaagagcttgaggGCATGAGTCTGGCGAGTCAAGTAGCCCAGATCACTGGTATTCCCAGGAAGGTCCTTTATGTCGGCGATCTTGGATCCTTCTCAGCTGCTACGAGAATGTCATGGGCAGCAAGGCGACGAACAACTCGTATAGAAGATCAGGCATACTGCTTACTGGGAATCTTTGACGTTCATATGCCCCTCCTCTACGGCGAAGGGAAGCATGCTTTCATACGGCTGCAAGAGGAGATCATCAGAAAACAGCCAGACCATACACTGTTCGCATGGCGCTCAGAGCCAACTTCGCCTGCGCCAACATTCAGTggtcttcttgctccttcGCCATGGAACTTTGACAGCGATCACTGCCGTGGTATATTACCAAAGCAAGTTGACATACCATATGAAATGACGAATAAAGGCTTGCACTTACAGGTTCGTTTGGTGGAATATGATGCAGGATCTGATGAATTCTACGCCATCCTGGATATCACTCATCAGTCAAATCCGAGGAAAGATATATGGTATGGCATCAGACTTGGACGGTTGGATAGCTGTGGCCAATACGCTCGAATCAACACGGGAGAACAACTAGTTCGCGAGGTCGAAACGACACGTACGCTTTCAATCAAGCCAACACATATTTATATTCAGCATTTCATTCGCCACAACTGCCCTCTATATGGCAGAAACAAGCCCTCCACGGTTGTTCTGGGTTGCGCTATGGAGACGATGTCATTGACAGTCCTTGAAGCATCAGGGTCCAAGAGCTGGGATTCAGAATCATTCACGTTTCTCCCCTCTAAGGATGATCTTTTTTATGCCAGACTTACATTCCAATGCAAGCCAAACCTAAAAGGTTCGTCTCCGTTGACTATTGGATGGATAGTCAGGAAGGATGATATAGAAGGTATCAAGTCTCATCTTGCCATTCTTAAGGAGAAGAATGATTTATATCGACCCAATACTCTTTGGGAGAATGGTATTCGATCAGGAATAGTCAAGATATATCCTCAGTCGACCTATCATATTCGCGATGGTGAAATGGTGGCTATGATAGCTCTTCATGATCAGATAATCCTCAAAAACTAA
- a CDS encoding hypothetical protein (CAZy:GH43): MPTIRNPILPGFNPDPSIVRVGTDYYIATSTFEWFPGVQIHHSTDLANWKLITRPLDRESLLDMKGDPDSGGIWAPCLSHDGQKFWLVYTDVKRKDGTFWDLKNYITNSESIYGPWTDPIHSNSSGIDPSLFHDDDGRKWFVNQRRDHRFPIRDHFCGIMMQEFDPEAGNLIGLQKKIFDGTEIGITEGPHIYKRNGWYYLLTAEGGTSYDHSCTLARSRSIWGPYELHPDKHILSSRESPSAELQRAGHGDLVETPDGRTYLVHLLSRPITEKRRSVLGRETAIQEAFWKDDDWLYVKNGPVPSTLVDVPGTRDQDDHWQEIRYTFDNGLPIDFQWLRTPEPEKIFSTNGKLVLYGRDAIGSWFEQALVARRQTHFSYDAETLIDFKPENEREFAGLTAYYSRFNFFYLHITANEDGERLLSIMSSEESWPTGSLQIHHLDPISLPTAGKVKLALTIREAELQFYYSIEDKPLEKYGPVLDASQLSDECSCGPRGSGGSFTGAFVGMACSDLNGNGKLAEFEYFVYRPVKI, translated from the coding sequence ATGCCTACCATTCGTAATCCTATCCTGCCTGGATTCAATCCGGATCCTTCGATTGTCAGAGTCGGTACTGATTACTATATCGCCACGTCCACGTTCGAATGGTTTCCAGGCGTCCAGATTCATCATTCTACTGATCTTGCAAACTGGAAGCTCATCACTCGTCCCCTGGATCGCGAAAGCCTTTTAGATATGAAAGGAGATCCAGATAGTGGCGGCATCTGGGCACCTTGTCTTTCACACGACGGCCAGAAGTTTTGGCTTGTATATACTGACGTGAAGAGAAAGGACGGGACATTCTGGGACTTGAAGAATTATATCACAAACTCTGAGTCCATCTATGGCCCTTGGACAGATCCCATTCACTCCAACTCTTCAGGCATAGACCCTTCACTATTCCACGATGATGACGGTAGAAAATGGTTTGTCAATCAGAGGAGAGACCACCGCTTCCCAATCAGAGATCATTTCTGTGGCATCATGATGCAGGAGTTTGACCCAGAGGCTGGAAATCTTATTGGTCTACAGAAAAAGATCTTTGATGGGACTGAAATTGGTATAACGGAGGGACCACATATTTACAAACGGAACGGGTGGTATTATCTTCTTACAGCCGAAGGTGGAACTTCATACGATCACTCATGCACTCTTGCTCGATCTCGAAGCATCTGGGGGCCTTACGAGCTGCATCCGGATAAGCACATTCTTTCCTCAAGAGAGTCTCCGTCGGCAGAACTTCAGCGCGCAGGGCACggtgatcttgttgagaCACCAGACGGAAGAACATATCTGGTTCATCTTCTCAGTCGGCCGATAACAGAGAAACGTCGGAGTGTTCTTGGACGAGAAACAGCTATTCAAGAAGCGTTTTGGAAAGATGATGACTGGTTATACGTTAAGAACGGGCCAGTACCTTCGACACTGGTTGATGTGCCGGGTACACGAGATCAAGATGACCACTGGCAAGAGATTCGATACACTTTCGACAATGGTTTGCCAATCGATTTTCAGTGGCTTCGCacaccagagccagagaaaATATTCTCTACCAATGGAAAATTGGTCCTGTACGGGCGTGATGCTATTGGTTCCTGGTTCGAACAAGCCCTCGTAGCTCGTCGCCAGACTCATTTCTCTTATGACGCTGAGACACTTATCGACTTCAAACCTGAGAACGAACGCGAGTTTGCAGGTCTGACAGCTTATTACAGCCGTTTCAACTTTTTCTATCTTCACATCACAGCtaatgaagatggcgagagaCTCTTGTCTATAATGAGCTCGGAAGAATCATGGCCTACGGGGTCACTCCAGATCCACCATCTTGATCCAATTAGTCTCCCAACAGCAGGAAAGGTCAAATTGGCGCTCACTATAAGAGAGGCAGAGTTGCAGTTCTATTACTCTATTGAAGATAAGCCACTTGAGAAGTACGGACCTGTCTTGGACGCTTCTCAACTTTCAGACGAGTGTAGCTGTGGTCCACGAGGTTCGGGCGGTTCTTTCACTGGTGCGTTTGTTGGTATGGCTTGCTCGGACTTGAATGGGAATGGCAAGTTGGCAGAGTTTGAGTATTTTGTGTATCGCCCTGTGAAGATATAA